Proteins found in one Streptomyces sp. CB09001 genomic segment:
- a CDS encoding DUF389 domain-containing protein, protein MLHLRLITPADRTDEVVRLIDRTVGTTHLVVLPGAAREPEGDVVMCDVAREAGDQLINGLRALGIDSNGAITAENIDLSLSDRADRAERDAPGEAADAVLWEQLEEATHEESTLSITYIAFITLATMIAACGVVLDNAILIVGAMAVGPEFGPLAGICTAVVQRAPRLALRSAIALLVGFAVAMAVTVGFSWIMAALDLFSEGKLEGDRPNTGFVYAPDAFSFVVAVLAGIAGTLSLTSAKSGALVGVAISVTTVPAAANAAVALSFGDTDQTVGSTEQLLLNLAGIVVAGTLTLLAQKALWSTQRRRMSKPT, encoded by the coding sequence ATGCTGCATCTGCGCCTGATCACTCCGGCCGACCGCACCGACGAGGTGGTCCGCCTGATCGACCGTACGGTCGGGACCACCCACCTCGTCGTCCTGCCGGGCGCCGCCCGGGAACCCGAGGGCGACGTCGTCATGTGCGACGTGGCCCGCGAGGCCGGGGACCAACTCATCAACGGACTACGGGCGTTGGGCATCGACAGCAACGGCGCCATCACCGCCGAGAACATCGACCTGTCGCTGTCGGACCGCGCCGACCGGGCGGAACGGGACGCGCCGGGCGAGGCCGCCGACGCGGTGCTGTGGGAGCAGTTGGAGGAGGCGACGCACGAGGAGTCGACGCTCTCCATCACCTACATCGCCTTCATCACGCTCGCCACGATGATCGCGGCCTGTGGTGTCGTCCTCGACAACGCGATCCTCATCGTGGGCGCGATGGCGGTCGGCCCGGAGTTCGGCCCGCTGGCCGGGATCTGCACAGCGGTCGTCCAGCGAGCCCCGCGGCTCGCCCTGCGCTCGGCGATCGCCCTGCTGGTGGGCTTCGCCGTGGCGATGGCGGTGACGGTGGGCTTCAGCTGGATCATGGCCGCCCTCGACCTGTTCAGCGAGGGCAAGCTGGAGGGCGACCGCCCCAACACCGGCTTCGTCTACGCCCCCGACGCCTTCTCCTTCGTGGTGGCGGTCCTCGCCGGCATCGCGGGCACGCTGTCCCTCACCTCGGCGAAGTCCGGCGCCCTGGTGGGCGTCGCCATCTCCGTCACCACGGTCCCGGCGGCCGCGAACGCAGCCGTCGCCCTGAGCTTCGGCGACACCGACCAGACGGTGGGCTCCACCGAACAGCTCCTGCTCAACCTGGCAGGCATCGTGGTCGCCGGAACCCTCACCTTGCTGGCGCAGAAGGCGTTGTGGTCAACCCAACGACGCCGGATGAGCAAGCCGACCTAG
- a CDS encoding NAD(P)H-hydrate dehydratase, translated as MRTAYSVETVRNAERELMARLPEGALMQRAAAGLAAACAQVLARVAGRVYGSRVVLLVGSGDNGGDALYAGARLARRGAGVTAVLLAPERAHGGGLTALRRAGGRVAGGGASGSAEELIARADLVLDGIVGIGGGGGLRKEAVPLADAAARSRAAVVAVDLPSGVDADTGRVRGDVVRADLTVTFGTHKPGLLIDPAREYAGSVRLVDIGLPLPAEAAELEALQHPDVARLLPVPAGESDKYRRGVVGIAAGSARYPGAAVLAVAGALRGGAGAVRYVGPAGDAVIARFPETLVSDQGPKRAGRVQAWVVGPGAGDDAATVAEVLAADVPVLIDADGLRLADAAAVRARTAPTLMTPHAGEAAALLGVGREEVEGARLASVRELAARYGATVLLKGSTTLVASAKGGPVRVNATGTSWLATAGSGDVLSGLAGSLLAAGLPAVDAGSVAAYLHGLAGRFAAEGAPTGAHDVATAIPRAWRDVRGD; from the coding sequence ATGCGGACTGCGTACAGCGTGGAAACGGTCAGGAACGCCGAACGGGAGCTGATGGCACGGCTGCCGGAGGGGGCGCTGATGCAACGGGCCGCGGCCGGGCTGGCCGCCGCCTGCGCCCAGGTGCTGGCCCGGGTGGCCGGGCGGGTCTACGGCAGCCGGGTGGTGCTGCTGGTCGGCAGCGGCGACAACGGCGGCGACGCCCTGTACGCGGGCGCGCGGCTGGCCCGGCGGGGCGCGGGAGTGACGGCGGTGCTGCTCGCGCCGGAGCGGGCGCACGGCGGCGGCCTGACGGCGCTGCGGCGCGCGGGCGGACGGGTCGCCGGAGGCGGCGCTTCCGGTTCTGCCGAGGAGTTGATCGCGCGGGCCGATCTCGTCCTCGACGGCATCGTCGGGATCGGTGGCGGCGGCGGGCTGCGGAAGGAGGCCGTTCCGCTGGCGGACGCGGCCGCGCGGTCGCGGGCCGCCGTCGTCGCCGTCGACCTGCCGAGCGGGGTCGACGCGGACACGGGCCGGGTGCGGGGGGACGTGGTCAGGGCCGACCTGACGGTGACGTTCGGGACGCACAAACCGGGGCTGCTGATCGATCCGGCACGGGAGTACGCGGGTTCCGTACGCCTGGTGGACATCGGTCTGCCGCTGCCCGCCGAGGCGGCCGAGCTGGAGGCGTTGCAGCATCCGGACGTGGCCCGCCTGCTGCCGGTCCCGGCGGGCGAGAGCGACAAGTACCGGCGCGGGGTCGTGGGCATCGCCGCCGGGTCGGCCCGCTACCCCGGCGCGGCCGTACTCGCCGTCGCGGGTGCGCTGCGGGGCGGGGCCGGGGCGGTGCGGTACGTCGGTCCGGCGGGGGACGCGGTGATCGCCCGCTTCCCGGAGACGCTCGTGTCCGACCAGGGGCCGAAGCGGGCCGGGCGGGTGCAGGCGTGGGTGGTCGGACCCGGTGCCGGTGACGACGCGGCGACGGTGGCGGAGGTGCTGGCGGCGGATGTGCCGGTCCTGATCGACGCGGACGGCCTGCGGCTGGCCGACGCGGCCGCGGTACGGGCGCGCACGGCACCGACGCTGATGACCCCGCACGCCGGGGAGGCGGCGGCGCTGCTCGGGGTGGGCCGGGAGGAGGTCGAGGGGGCCCGGCTGGCCTCGGTGCGCGAACTGGCGGCGCGGTACGGGGCGACGGTGCTGCTGAAGGGCTCGACGACGCTGGTGGCCAGTGCGAAGGGCGGCCCCGTCCGGGTCAACGCCACGGGGACGTCGTGGCTCGCCACAGCGGGGAGCGGGGACGTGCTGTCCGGCCTGGCGGGCTCGCTGCTCGCGGCGGGCCTGCCGGCGGTGGACGCGGGGAGCGTGGCCGCATACCTGCACGGCCTGGCGGGCCGCTTCGCGGCGGAGGGGGCCCCCACGGGAGCACACGACGTGGCGACGGCGATCCCGCGGGCCTGGCGGGATGTGCGCGGGGACTGA
- the rplM gene encoding 50S ribosomal protein L13, producing MRTYSPKPGDVTRQWHVIDAQDVVLGRLASTTASILRGKHKPIYAPHVDTGDFVIIINADKVHLSGNKRTQKMAYRHSGYPGGLRSVRYDELLDKNPEKAIEKAVKGMLPKNSLGRQMLSKLKVYKGDQHPHGAQQPQPFEITQVAQ from the coding sequence GTGCGTACGTACAGCCCCAAGCCCGGCGATGTGACGCGCCAGTGGCACGTCATCGACGCCCAGGACGTCGTCCTGGGGCGTCTGGCCTCCACCACGGCCTCCATCCTGCGCGGCAAGCACAAGCCGATCTACGCGCCCCACGTCGACACCGGTGACTTCGTCATCATCATCAACGCCGACAAGGTGCACCTCTCCGGCAACAAGCGGACCCAGAAGATGGCGTACCGCCACTCCGGCTACCCGGGCGGCCTGCGCTCCGTGCGCTACGACGAGCTGCTCGACAAGAACCCGGAGAAGGCCATCGAGAAGGCCGTCAAGGGCATGCTCCCGAAGAACTCCCTGGGCCGTCAGATGCTCTCGAAGCTGAAGGTCTACAAGGGTGACCAGCACCCGCACGGCGCGCAGCAGCCGCAGCCGTTCGAGATCACCCAGGTCGCGCAGTAG
- a CDS encoding ASCH domain-containing protein, with product MALEPDPTPSFPAAPAPAPAVPGPPVPGVGSLPRAEFGFPGPLRDRLVAAVLDGTKTSTTGLVADYEHEGEPLPEAGRREVVVDSRELPVAVIEVTEVRVVPLAEVDLAHAVDEGEGDTSVAEWRAGHERFWHGAEMRAALGDPEFTVDDATPVVLERFRVVTVLPATAR from the coding sequence GTGGCCCTCGAACCGGACCCGACCCCTTCCTTCCCGGCCGCGCCCGCCCCCGCCCCGGCCGTCCCCGGCCCGCCCGTCCCCGGTGTCGGCTCGCTCCCCAGGGCCGAGTTCGGCTTCCCCGGACCCCTGCGCGACCGGCTCGTCGCGGCGGTCCTCGACGGGACGAAGACCTCCACGACCGGGCTCGTCGCCGACTACGAGCACGAGGGCGAACCGCTGCCGGAGGCCGGACGCCGCGAGGTGGTCGTCGACTCGCGCGAACTCCCCGTCGCCGTCATCGAGGTGACGGAGGTGCGCGTCGTCCCGCTGGCCGAGGTGGACCTCGCCCACGCGGTCGACGAGGGCGAGGGGGACACGAGTGTGGCCGAGTGGCGGGCGGGCCACGAGCGGTTCTGGCACGGCGCGGAGATGCGCGCGGCGCTGGGCGACCCGGAGTTCACGGTGGACGACGCGACACCGGTGGTCCTGGAACGCTTCCGGGTCGTCACCGTGCTGCCCGCGACCGCCCGCTGA
- a CDS encoding holo-ACP synthase, with amino-acid sequence MSIIGVGIDVAEVERFGASLERTPALAGRLFLESELLLPGGERRGVASLAARFAAKEALAKALGAPAGLLWTDAEVWVEASGQPRLRVTGTVAARAAELGVASWHVSLSHDAGIASAVVIAEG; translated from the coding sequence ATGAGCATCATCGGGGTCGGGATCGACGTGGCCGAGGTCGAGCGGTTCGGGGCGTCGCTGGAGCGCACACCGGCGCTGGCGGGGCGGCTGTTCCTGGAGAGCGAGTTGCTGCTGCCCGGCGGGGAGCGCCGGGGGGTGGCCTCGCTCGCCGCCCGGTTCGCGGCGAAGGAGGCGTTGGCCAAGGCGCTGGGCGCACCGGCGGGGCTGCTGTGGACGGACGCCGAGGTGTGGGTCGAGGCCAGCGGGCAGCCGCGGCTGCGGGTCACGGGGACGGTGGCGGCGCGGGCGGCGGAGCTGGGCGTGGCGTCGTGGCACGTGTCGCTGAGCCACGACGCGGGGATCGCGTCGGCGGTGGTGATCGCGGAGGGATAG
- a CDS encoding XRE family transcriptional regulator, which translates to MRSGGDDETAQVMTSLGARLRAIRQARGLTLAQLAAATGISVSTLSRLESGQREPGLRHLLPLARAHRLPLDELVGSRTGDPRVHPRPFTRHGQTWVPLTRNPNDGLHAYKQILPAPATPRTEWTPRPEQGAHEGHEWLYVLSGRLLLALGEHDLVLTAGETAEFDTRVPHGIANAGDQPVEWIALYGAQGERMHIRVRPTAG; encoded by the coding sequence ATGAGGAGCGGCGGTGACGACGAGACGGCACAGGTGATGACCTCGCTCGGGGCCCGCCTGCGCGCCATCCGGCAGGCCCGCGGGCTCACGCTGGCCCAGCTCGCCGCCGCCACCGGCATCTCCGTGAGCACCCTGTCCCGGCTGGAGTCGGGGCAGCGCGAGCCGGGGCTGCGGCACCTGCTGCCGCTGGCCCGGGCGCACCGGCTGCCCCTGGACGAACTCGTGGGCTCCCGCACCGGCGACCCCCGCGTCCATCCCCGCCCCTTCACCCGGCACGGACAGACCTGGGTCCCGCTCACCCGGAACCCGAACGACGGACTGCACGCCTACAAGCAGATCCTCCCCGCCCCGGCCACCCCGCGGACCGAGTGGACACCGCGCCCCGAACAGGGGGCGCACGAGGGCCACGAGTGGCTCTACGTGCTCTCCGGCCGCCTGCTCCTCGCCCTCGGCGAGCACGACCTCGTCCTGACGGCCGGGGAGACGGCGGAGTTCGACACCCGCGTCCCGCACGGCATCGCCAACGCCGGGGACCAGCCCGTCGAGTGGATCGCCCTGTACGGCGCACAGGGCGAGCGCATGCACATCCGGGTCCGGCCGACCGCCGGCTGA
- the glmM gene encoding phosphoglucosamine mutase has protein sequence MGRLFGTDGVRGVANADLTAELALGLSVAAAHVLAEAGTFAGHRATAVVGRDPRASGEFLEAAVVAGLASAGVDVLRVGVLPTPAVAHLTGALGADLGVMLSASHNAMPDNGIKFFARGGHKLADELEDRIESVYADHRTGAPWDRPTGAGVGRVRDYDEGLDQYVAHLVGVLPNRLDGLKIVLDEAHGAASRVSPEAFARAGAELVTIGAVPDGLNINDGCGSTHLDLLKAAVVEHGADLGIAHDGDADRCLAVDHTGAEVDGDQILAVLSLAMREREALRSDTVVATVMSNLGFKLAMEREGIRLVQTGVGDRYVLEEMKEHGYALGGEQSGHVIILDHATTGDGTLTGLMLAARVAQTGRTLRDLASVMERLPQVLINVPDVDRSRVTSSAELATAVAEAERELGSTGRVLLRPSGTEPLVRVMVEAADIEQARSVAGRLADSVKSALG, from the coding sequence GTGGGACGACTCTTCGGCACGGACGGCGTGCGCGGTGTCGCCAACGCGGATCTGACGGCCGAGCTGGCGCTGGGCCTCTCCGTCGCCGCGGCGCACGTACTGGCCGAGGCGGGCACCTTCGCCGGGCACCGGGCGACCGCGGTGGTCGGCCGGGACCCACGTGCCTCCGGGGAGTTCCTGGAGGCCGCGGTGGTCGCGGGCCTGGCCAGCGCCGGTGTGGACGTGCTGCGGGTCGGCGTGCTGCCGACGCCCGCGGTGGCCCACCTCACCGGCGCGCTCGGCGCCGACCTCGGCGTGATGCTGTCCGCCAGCCACAACGCCATGCCCGACAACGGCATCAAGTTCTTCGCCCGCGGCGGCCACAAGCTCGCCGACGAGCTGGAGGACCGCATCGAGTCCGTCTACGCCGACCACCGCACCGGCGCCCCCTGGGACCGCCCGACCGGCGCCGGCGTCGGCCGCGTCCGGGACTACGACGAGGGGCTCGACCAGTACGTCGCCCACCTCGTCGGTGTCCTCCCGAACCGCCTCGACGGACTGAAGATCGTCCTCGACGAGGCGCACGGCGCGGCCTCCCGGGTCTCGCCGGAGGCGTTCGCGCGGGCCGGTGCCGAGCTGGTCACCATCGGCGCGGTGCCCGACGGCCTCAACATCAACGACGGCTGCGGCTCCACCCACCTCGACCTGCTCAAGGCCGCCGTCGTCGAGCACGGCGCCGACCTCGGCATCGCCCACGACGGCGACGCGGACCGCTGCCTGGCCGTGGACCACACCGGTGCGGAGGTCGACGGCGACCAGATCCTCGCCGTGCTCTCCCTGGCGATGCGGGAGCGCGAGGCGCTGCGCTCGGACACCGTCGTCGCCACCGTCATGTCCAACCTGGGCTTCAAGCTCGCCATGGAGCGCGAGGGCATCCGGTTGGTGCAGACCGGGGTCGGCGACCGGTACGTCCTGGAGGAGATGAAGGAGCACGGCTACGCCCTCGGCGGCGAGCAGTCCGGCCACGTCATCATCCTCGACCACGCCACCACCGGCGACGGCACGCTGACCGGCCTGATGCTGGCCGCGCGGGTCGCGCAGACCGGCCGTACGCTGCGGGACCTCGCGTCCGTGATGGAGCGGCTGCCGCAGGTGCTGATCAATGTGCCGGACGTGGACAGGTCGCGGGTGACGAGCTCGGCCGAGCTGGCCACGGCGGTGGCCGAGGCGGAGCGGGAGCTGGGGAGCACCGGGCGGGTGCTGTTGCGTCCCTCCGGGACGGAGCCTCTTGTGCGGGTGATGGTGGAGGCCGCCGACATCGAGCAGGCCCGGTCTGTGGCGGGGCGGTTGGCCGATTCGGTGAAGTCCGCGCTCGGATAG
- the glmS gene encoding glutamine--fructose-6-phosphate transaminase (isomerizing): MCGIVGYVGPQSALDVVMAGLKRLEYRGYDSAGVAVLADGGLATAKRAGKLVNLDKELSEHPLPSAATGIGHTRWATHGGPTDANAHPHLDNAGRVAVVHNGIIENFAPLRAELAERGHGLPSETDTEVVAHLLAEEYSACADLAEAMRLVCRRLEGAFTLVAVHADAPDVVVGARRNSPLVVGVGEGEYFLASDVAAFIAHTRDAVELGQDQVVELRRDGVRVTAFDGTPADVRSYHVDWDASAAEKAGYASFMLKEIAEQPKAVADTLLGRIDGSGTLSLDEVRIPPGVLREVDKVVVIACGTAYHAGLIAKYAIEHWTRIPCEVELASEFRYRDPILDQQTLVVAISQSGETMDTLMALRHAREQGARVLAICNTNGSTIPRESDAVLYTHAGPEVAVASTKAFLTQLVACYLVALYLGQVRGTKYGDEIGDVVRDLSGISGAVERVLGTMDPVRELARSLAHKNTVLFLGRHVGHPVALEGALKLKELAYMHAEGFAAGELKHGPIALIEEDLPVVVVAPSPRGRSILHDKIVSNIQEIRARGARTIVIAEEGDEAVVPYADHLVRIPATPTLLQPLVATVPLQVFACELATARGNEVDQPRNLAKSVTVE; encoded by the coding sequence ATGTGCGGAATCGTGGGATACGTAGGGCCTCAGTCGGCACTCGATGTCGTGATGGCCGGACTGAAGCGGCTCGAATACCGGGGATACGACTCGGCGGGCGTCGCCGTGCTCGCGGACGGCGGCCTCGCCACCGCCAAGCGGGCCGGCAAGCTCGTCAACCTCGACAAGGAACTGTCCGAACACCCGCTGCCGTCCGCCGCCACCGGCATCGGCCACACCCGTTGGGCCACCCACGGCGGCCCCACCGACGCCAACGCCCACCCGCACCTCGACAACGCGGGCCGGGTGGCCGTCGTCCACAACGGCATCATCGAGAACTTCGCGCCGCTGCGCGCCGAGCTGGCGGAGCGCGGCCACGGACTGCCCTCCGAGACCGACACCGAGGTCGTCGCCCACCTGCTCGCCGAGGAGTACTCGGCCTGCGCCGACCTCGCCGAGGCGATGCGGCTGGTGTGCCGGCGGCTGGAGGGCGCGTTCACCCTGGTCGCGGTGCACGCGGACGCGCCGGACGTGGTCGTCGGCGCGCGCCGCAACTCGCCGCTCGTGGTGGGAGTGGGGGAGGGCGAGTACTTCCTCGCCTCGGACGTCGCGGCCTTCATCGCCCACACCCGGGACGCCGTCGAGCTGGGCCAGGACCAGGTCGTCGAACTGCGCCGGGACGGCGTACGGGTCACCGCCTTCGACGGCACCCCGGCGGACGTCCGCTCCTACCACGTCGACTGGGACGCCTCGGCCGCCGAGAAGGCCGGCTACGCCTCCTTCATGCTCAAGGAGATCGCCGAGCAGCCGAAGGCCGTCGCCGACACCCTCCTCGGCCGCATCGACGGCTCCGGCACGCTGAGCCTGGACGAGGTACGCATCCCGCCGGGGGTGCTCCGGGAGGTCGACAAGGTCGTCGTCATCGCCTGCGGCACGGCGTACCACGCCGGGCTGATCGCCAAGTACGCCATCGAGCACTGGACGCGGATCCCCTGCGAGGTGGAGCTGGCCAGCGAGTTCCGCTACCGCGACCCGATCCTCGACCAGCAGACCCTGGTCGTCGCGATCTCCCAGTCCGGCGAGACCATGGACACCCTCATGGCCCTGCGACACGCCCGCGAACAGGGCGCCAGGGTGCTCGCCATCTGCAACACCAACGGCTCGACGATCCCCCGCGAGTCCGACGCCGTGCTCTACACCCACGCGGGCCCCGAGGTCGCCGTCGCCTCCACCAAGGCCTTCCTCACCCAGCTCGTGGCCTGCTACCTGGTCGCCCTCTACCTGGGCCAGGTGCGCGGCACGAAGTACGGGGACGAGATCGGCGACGTCGTCCGCGACCTGTCCGGCATCTCCGGCGCGGTCGAACGGGTCCTGGGGACCATGGACCCGGTGCGCGAACTGGCCCGCTCCCTCGCCCACAAGAACACGGTCCTCTTCCTCGGCCGGCACGTCGGCCACCCCGTCGCCCTCGAAGGCGCCCTCAAGCTCAAGGAGCTGGCGTACATGCACGCCGAGGGCTTCGCGGCGGGCGAGCTGAAGCACGGGCCGATCGCGCTGATCGAGGAGGACCTGCCGGTCGTGGTCGTGGCGCCGTCCCCGCGCGGCCGCTCGATCCTGCACGACAAGATCGTGTCCAACATCCAGGAGATCCGCGCCCGCGGCGCCCGCACCATCGTCATCGCCGAGGAGGGCGACGAGGCGGTCGTCCCCTACGCCGACCACCTCGTCCGGATCCCGGCCACCCCGACGCTGCTGCAACCCCTGGTGGCCACGGTGCCGTTGCAGGTCTTCGCCTGCGAACTGGCCACGGCCCGCGGCAACGAGGTGGACCAGCCGCGGAACCTGGCGAAGTCGGTGACGGTGGAGTAG
- a CDS encoding glycosyltransferase family 87 protein — protein sequence MRTGKSDISGWLVRPAGRYPWAVLVTVLAASAVHAARTTSDGGMDNAIVVRAARTWLAGGSPYDDPHFLYLPSAVLAAVPQALLPGAVLRVLVPCAVTALLALAWACALRLHRVPLGSRLAVLGLTGLALGFAPFGHLVRLGNWTVTATVALPLALLLASRGRWTGAGVVIGAAVALKPLLAPVVLLFLFAGRWRALAAAVLVPALASAAAALAMPDPAGFFTRTLPFLLHGDDGFVRLYEASPAAVLPRLGVPPALAQGLAVAAASAGVLCAYRRWRRADPGPLRLAETGAGLMLSAFLVSRPSYDHYLLVALPLLLAGLPYAGSVARGVWFWIALVPQAPGLTWPWLEGERRRAFRDAFTLCVLAVTVARQARTGPTGPGGRVPPGRAAEPERAPAAPF from the coding sequence ATGCGGACGGGCAAAAGCGACATCTCCGGGTGGTTGGTGCGGCCGGCGGGAAGGTACCCGTGGGCGGTGCTCGTGACGGTGCTGGCGGCGTCCGCCGTGCACGCGGCACGGACGACCTCGGACGGCGGGATGGACAACGCGATCGTCGTGCGGGCAGCCCGCACCTGGCTGGCCGGCGGTTCCCCCTACGACGACCCGCACTTCCTCTACCTGCCGAGCGCCGTCCTGGCCGCCGTCCCGCAGGCGCTGCTGCCCGGGGCCGTGCTGCGGGTCCTGGTGCCCTGCGCGGTGACCGCCCTGCTGGCCCTGGCCTGGGCCTGCGCGCTGCGCCTGCACCGGGTGCCGCTGGGCAGCCGGCTCGCGGTCCTCGGGCTGACCGGGCTCGCGCTGGGCTTCGCGCCGTTCGGGCACCTGGTGCGGCTCGGCAACTGGACGGTGACGGCGACGGTGGCGTTGCCGCTGGCCCTGCTGCTGGCGAGCCGGGGGCGCTGGACGGGGGCGGGGGTCGTCATCGGGGCGGCCGTGGCGCTCAAGCCGCTGCTCGCGCCCGTCGTCCTGCTCTTCCTCTTCGCCGGGCGGTGGCGGGCGCTGGCCGCGGCCGTCCTGGTGCCCGCGCTGGCCTCCGCCGCGGCGGCGCTGGCGATGCCCGACCCGGCGGGCTTCTTCACCCGCACCCTGCCCTTCCTGCTGCACGGCGACGACGGCTTCGTACGGCTCTACGAGGCCTCCCCGGCGGCCGTACTGCCCCGGCTCGGGGTGCCGCCGGCGCTCGCGCAGGGGCTCGCGGTGGCGGCGGCCTCGGCCGGGGTGCTCTGCGCGTACCGGCGCTGGCGCCGCGCCGACCCCGGTCCGCTGCGGCTCGCGGAGACCGGTGCGGGGCTGATGCTCTCGGCGTTCCTCGTCTCCCGGCCGTCCTACGACCACTACCTCCTGGTCGCTCTGCCGCTGCTGCTGGCCGGGCTGCCGTACGCCGGGTCGGTGGCCCGCGGAGTCTGGTTCTGGATCGCCCTGGTGCCCCAGGCGCCCGGCCTGACCTGGCCCTGGCTGGAGGGGGAGCGGCGGCGTGCCTTCCGGGACGCGTTCACGCTGTGCGTCCTCGCGGTGACCGTCGCCCGGCAGGCCCGCACCGGTCCGACGGGCCCCGGAGGACGGGTGCCCCCGGGGCGGGCGGCGGAGCCGGAGCGCGCCCCCGCGGCCCCGTTTTGA
- the coaA gene encoding type I pantothenate kinase, which produces MISPVPSIPRSAHRQRPEATPYVDLTRPEWSALRDKTPLPLTAEEVEKLRGLGDVIDLDEVRDIYLPLSRLLNLYVGATDGLRGALNTFLGEQGSQSGTPFVIGVAGSVAVGKSTVARLLQALLSRWPEHPRVELVTTDGFLLPTRELEARGLMSRKGFPESYDRRALTRFVADIKAGKAEVTAPVYSHLIYDIVPDQRLVVRRPDILIVEGLNVLQPALPGKDGRTRVGLADYFDFSVYVDARTEDIERWYLNRFRKLRATAFQNPSSYFRKYTQVSEEEALDYARTTWRTINKPNLVENVAPTRGRATLVLRKGPDHKVQRLSLRKL; this is translated from the coding sequence GTGATCTCTCCGGTCCCCTCGATTCCCCGGAGCGCCCACCGGCAACGGCCGGAGGCGACTCCCTACGTCGACCTCACCCGCCCCGAGTGGAGCGCACTGCGCGACAAGACGCCGCTGCCGCTGACCGCCGAGGAGGTCGAGAAGCTGCGCGGCCTCGGCGACGTCATCGACCTCGACGAGGTGCGGGACATCTACCTCCCGCTCTCCCGGCTCCTCAACCTCTACGTCGGCGCCACCGACGGTCTGCGCGGCGCGCTGAACACGTTCCTCGGCGAGCAGGGCTCCCAGTCCGGCACCCCCTTCGTCATAGGGGTCGCGGGCTCGGTCGCGGTCGGCAAGTCCACCGTCGCCCGCCTGCTCCAGGCGCTGCTCTCCCGCTGGCCCGAGCACCCCCGCGTGGAACTGGTGACCACCGACGGCTTCCTGCTGCCGACGCGGGAACTGGAGGCGCGCGGCCTGATGTCGCGGAAGGGTTTCCCCGAGTCGTACGACCGCCGGGCGCTCACCCGTTTCGTCGCCGACATCAAGGCGGGCAAGGCGGAGGTGACCGCCCCCGTCTACTCCCACCTCATCTACGACATCGTCCCGGACCAGCGGCTCGTCGTCCGCCGCCCCGACATCCTGATCGTCGAGGGCCTCAACGTGCTCCAGCCCGCGCTGCCCGGCAAGGACGGCCGCACCAGGGTCGGACTCGCCGACTACTTCGACTTCAGCGTGTACGTCGACGCGCGCACCGAGGACATCGAGCGCTGGTACCTCAACCGTTTCCGCAAGCTGCGCGCGACCGCCTTCCAGAACCCGTCCTCGTACTTCCGCAAGTACACGCAGGTGTCGGAGGAGGAGGCCCTCGACTACGCCCGCACCACCTGGCGCACCATCAACAAGCCCAACCTGGTGGAGAACGTGGCCCCCACCCGGGGCCGGGCCACCCTGGTGCTGCGCAAGGGCCCCGACCACAAGGTGCAACGCCTGAGCCTGCGCAAGCTGTGA
- the rpsI gene encoding 30S ribosomal protein S9: MAETTPEQPLEEIDIDSYTTESEVPVEGEYTSESMASAFGEPQPAAGLGRRKNAIARVRIVPGTGKWKVNGRTLEDYFPNKVHQQEVNEPFKVLELDNRYDVIARISGGGVSGQAGALRLGVARALNEADVDNNRGALKKAGYLKRDDRAVERKKAGLKKARKAPQYSKR, from the coding sequence GTGGCCGAGACCACTCCCGAGCAGCCGCTCGAAGAGATCGACATCGACAGCTACACCACCGAGTCCGAGGTGCCCGTCGAGGGCGAGTACACCTCGGAGTCCATGGCCTCCGCGTTCGGCGAGCCCCAGCCGGCCGCCGGCCTGGGCCGTCGCAAGAACGCCATCGCCCGCGTCCGGATCGTCCCGGGCACCGGCAAGTGGAAGGTCAACGGGCGCACGCTCGAGGACTACTTCCCGAACAAGGTGCACCAGCAGGAAGTCAACGAGCCCTTCAAGGTGCTCGAGCTGGACAACCGCTACGACGTCATCGCCCGCATCTCCGGCGGCGGCGTCTCCGGCCAGGCCGGTGCGCTCCGTCTCGGTGTCGCCCGCGCGCTGAACGAGGCCGACGTGGACAACAACCGCGGCGCTCTCAAGAAGGCCGGTTACCTCAAGCGTGACGACCGTGCGGTCGAGCGCAAGAAGGCCGGTCTGAAGAAGGCCCGCAAGGCCCCGCAGTACAGCAAGCGCTAA